Proteins co-encoded in one Psychromonas sp. L1A2 genomic window:
- the xseA gene encoding exodeoxyribonuclease VII large subunit, whose product MATQNKNIYSVSSLNRAAKSLLETGLGVIWLSGEISNLTIAVSGHWYFTLKDHNAQIKCAMFRGNNSRAGFTPKHGQQVLVRAKLSLYEARGDYQLIVETMAPEGDGLLKQQFEELKCQLAAQGLFSESLKKPLPEIIKRVGIITSSTGAALHDILSVLQRRDPRLQVIIYPSQVQGQGSALSVASQIALANARHECDVLIVGRGGGSLEDLWCFNEPEVAYAIYHSQLPVISAVGHEIDVTISDFVADVRAATPSAAAELVSQHKTFVSTQLTTLVNRLKQSMLNTMQHKTHQQSVLKQTLLQHDPKHKLQQQAQHLDELSLRLQYAMQQKMQVQNNLTSQLKNRLQQASPTHHINIELQKQQQLSRQLTQAMAAKLTHSEQNLHHQIQQLNAFSPLATLARGYAIVKDESGKVSTDPAMLKVGETIQVTLDKGLFNAQVI is encoded by the coding sequence ATGGCGACTCAAAACAAAAATATATACAGTGTAAGTTCACTTAACCGTGCTGCAAAATCCTTACTTGAAACTGGATTAGGTGTTATTTGGTTATCCGGTGAAATTTCAAATCTGACCATCGCTGTTTCAGGACATTGGTACTTCACACTCAAGGATCATAATGCACAAATCAAATGTGCTATGTTTCGTGGTAATAATAGCCGAGCAGGATTTACGCCAAAACATGGTCAACAAGTATTAGTACGTGCCAAACTCAGCTTGTATGAAGCACGTGGTGATTATCAATTAATTGTTGAGACCATGGCACCAGAAGGTGATGGTTTATTAAAGCAACAATTTGAAGAGTTAAAGTGCCAATTAGCAGCGCAAGGTTTGTTTTCTGAATCTTTAAAAAAGCCATTACCTGAAATCATCAAACGCGTTGGTATTATCACCTCTTCAACAGGTGCCGCTTTGCATGACATACTGAGTGTATTACAGCGTCGAGATCCTCGTTTACAAGTTATTATCTACCCAAGCCAAGTTCAAGGACAAGGTAGTGCTTTATCGGTTGCATCTCAGATAGCATTAGCGAATGCTCGCCATGAATGTGATGTGTTAATTGTAGGACGTGGCGGTGGTTCTTTAGAAGATTTATGGTGTTTTAACGAACCTGAAGTGGCTTATGCGATTTACCATAGTCAATTACCAGTGATCAGTGCCGTAGGCCATGAGATAGATGTGACTATTAGTGACTTTGTTGCCGACGTGCGAGCAGCAACTCCTTCAGCAGCAGCTGAATTGGTTAGCCAACACAAAACCTTTGTTTCAACTCAGTTAACAACGTTAGTTAACCGTCTTAAACAATCTATGCTTAATACCATGCAACATAAAACCCACCAGCAAAGTGTATTAAAGCAAACCTTATTACAGCACGATCCAAAACATAAGTTACAACAACAAGCACAGCACCTAGATGAATTAAGTTTGCGCTTACAATACGCAATGCAGCAAAAAATGCAGGTTCAAAATAACTTAACCTCACAGCTGAAGAATCGATTGCAACAAGCAAGCCCTACACATCACATTAATATTGAATTACAAAAACAACAGCAATTAAGTCGTCAGCTTACTCAAGCAATGGCGGCGAAGTTAACTCATTCAGAACAAAATCTACATCATCAAATACAACAACTTAATGCCTTTAGTCCATTAGCAACGCTGGCTCGTGGTTACGCAATTGTTAAAGATGAAAGTGGTAAAGTCAGCACTGACCCGGCAATGCTTAAAGTCGGCGAAACGATTCAAGTAACATTAGATAAAGGTCTGTTTAATGCGCAGGTTATTTAA
- a CDS encoding glutamate-5-semialdehyde dehydrogenase has translation MNLQQIGQQAKDASYELAITDTTTKNAALEAIAIELEANVAEIVAANNKDIEAGKAAGLTDALLDRLLLNEERLAGVIADLRSVIGLADPVGEEFDGKVLENGLKLCKRRVPVGVLGVIYEARPNVTIDIAALSLKTGNASILRGGKETINSNLVLVKLIQAALAKVGLPTTSVQYIENTDRALVGELLKLDKYVDMIIPRGNSGLQKFCKENSTIPVIIGGIGICHLFAEKSVNVEKALAIIENAKVQRPSVCNALDTLLVDAEIAETFLPKLAAHLLPLGVTLVAEEKAKAILGDDAKLAQEGDFSREWLSLNLGVKVVADLSEALAHIREHSSEHSDGILTNDFTVANKFINAVNSAAVYVNTSTRFTDGSQFGLGAEVAVSTQKLHARGPMGLPELTTYKWIGIGDNLIRS, from the coding sequence ATGAATTTACAACAAATAGGTCAACAAGCGAAAGATGCAAGTTACGAGTTGGCAATCACTGATACGACTACAAAAAATGCCGCACTTGAGGCAATTGCAATTGAACTAGAAGCTAATGTTGCAGAAATTGTTGCGGCAAATAATAAAGATATCGAAGCAGGTAAAGCTGCTGGATTAACCGATGCATTATTAGATCGCCTATTATTAAATGAAGAACGTTTAGCGGGTGTGATTGCTGATTTACGCAGCGTAATAGGTCTTGCAGATCCTGTTGGCGAAGAGTTCGATGGCAAAGTACTAGAAAATGGCTTAAAACTTTGTAAACGCCGTGTACCGGTAGGCGTATTGGGTGTTATTTATGAAGCTCGCCCAAATGTAACAATTGACATCGCGGCATTAAGTTTAAAAACAGGTAATGCAAGTATTTTACGTGGCGGTAAAGAAACCATTAATTCTAACCTTGTGCTAGTTAAATTGATTCAAGCTGCATTAGCAAAAGTAGGTTTACCAACAACATCAGTACAGTACATAGAAAATACAGATCGTGCCTTAGTTGGTGAGTTATTAAAACTAGATAAGTACGTGGATATGATTATTCCTCGTGGTAACTCTGGCCTACAAAAATTCTGTAAAGAAAATAGTACTATTCCTGTAATTATTGGTGGCATAGGTATTTGTCATCTATTTGCTGAAAAATCAGTCAATGTTGAAAAAGCATTAGCGATTATTGAAAATGCTAAAGTGCAACGCCCAAGTGTATGTAATGCTTTAGATACATTATTAGTAGATGCTGAGATTGCTGAAACATTTTTACCTAAACTTGCTGCACATTTATTACCATTAGGTGTGACGTTAGTAGCGGAAGAAAAAGCAAAAGCAATATTAGGTGATGATGCAAAACTTGCACAGGAAGGTGACTTTTCTCGTGAATGGTTATCTTTAAACCTAGGTGTAAAAGTTGTTGCAGATTTAAGTGAAGCATTAGCGCATATACGTGAACATAGCTCAGAGCATTCTGACGGTATTTTGACTAATGACTTTACAGTGGCTAACAAATTTATCAATGCCGTTAACTCTGCTGCAGTTTATGTAAATACAAGTACGCGCTTTACTGATGGCAGTCAATTTGGTTTAGGTGCTGAAGTTGCAGTATCAACTCAGAAGTTACATGCTCGTGGTCCAATGGGATTACCTGAGCTAACGACTTATAAATGGATTGGTATAGGCGATAACTTAATTCGTTCTTAA
- the proB gene encoding glutamate 5-kinase, with the protein MNANKKTIVVKLGTSVLTSGTTKLDRAQMLEIVRQCAMLHKQGHPIIVVTSGAIAAGKEHLNMPDIEPTVANKQMLAAVGQGQLIREWENLFKIYGLHVGQMLLTRADLGDKGRFLNARDTLNTLLKHRIIPLINENDAVATREIKVGDNDNLSALVALLADADQLILLTDQQGLFTADPRNNPDAKLITEVTEITDAIHNLAGGSVGGLGTGGMATKIESATVANRAGIEVVIASGQRKDVIIDAANGMSVGTRFVSENNRLEARKNWIFAGSRSAGVLVVDQGAEKAILNGGSSLLAKGILSIESHFLRGYVVSVNNQKGKEIARGIVRYKSTDIEKIKGQHSDKIEEILGYEHGTVVIHRDDLVIL; encoded by the coding sequence ATGAATGCGAATAAAAAAACAATTGTAGTTAAATTAGGCACTAGTGTTTTAACTAGTGGTACCACTAAGCTCGACCGAGCTCAAATGCTCGAAATCGTTAGACAGTGTGCAATGTTGCATAAACAAGGTCACCCCATTATTGTTGTTACCTCTGGTGCAATTGCTGCTGGTAAAGAACATCTGAATATGCCAGATATTGAACCTACCGTTGCCAATAAACAAATGTTAGCTGCTGTTGGTCAAGGGCAATTAATAAGAGAATGGGAAAATCTGTTTAAGATATACGGTTTGCATGTTGGTCAAATGTTATTAACACGAGCTGATTTAGGTGATAAAGGGCGTTTTCTTAATGCGCGTGACACACTTAATACATTGTTAAAGCATCGTATTATTCCATTAATAAATGAGAATGATGCCGTTGCTACCCGTGAAATAAAAGTGGGTGATAATGATAATTTATCGGCATTGGTTGCGTTATTAGCCGATGCGGACCAGCTTATATTATTGACCGACCAACAAGGTTTATTTACAGCTGATCCACGCAATAACCCTGATGCTAAATTAATCACAGAAGTCACAGAGATAACCGATGCTATTCATAACCTTGCTGGTGGAAGTGTTGGTGGTTTAGGCACAGGTGGCATGGCGACAAAAATAGAGTCTGCTACAGTAGCTAACCGAGCAGGTATTGAAGTGGTGATCGCTTCAGGGCAGCGTAAAGATGTTATCATCGATGCTGCAAATGGCATGTCGGTTGGCACACGATTTGTGTCTGAAAATAATCGTTTAGAAGCTAGAAAAAATTGGATATTTGCAGGATCTCGTTCTGCAGGTGTTTTAGTGGTTGATCAAGGTGCAGAGAAAGCCATTCTTAATGGCGGTAGTAGTTTACTCGCGAAAGGTATTCTATCTATTGAATCTCACTTTTTACGTGGTTATGTGGTTTCAGTTAATAATCAAAAAGGTAAAGAGATCGCACGTGGTATCGTTCGTTATAAAAGTACAGATATCGAAAAAATAAAAGGTCAACACTCAGATAAAATTGAAGAAATATTAGGTTATGAACATGGCACGGTGGTAATACATCGAGATGACCTAGTTATTTTATAA